Part of the Triticum aestivum cultivar Chinese Spring chromosome 4D, IWGSC CS RefSeq v2.1, whole genome shotgun sequence genome is shown below.
accaactgagacattaggagtagagatatagggtgagtctattatgataacacccttaagagtcttattatgATAACACCGGAGCTTATTTTGATAACACCCCGACCCACCTGTAGCTACAAACTAACCACGACCAAACTGCGGACGCAAcgaaaaaaaacaaaacagaacccACCCCGTCTTATCCTCTCCTCCACCCCTCGCTCTCCCATGCTCCACACCCGCATCCCACCGCGTCGCCACCGGACTACCTCcctgcccgcgccgccgcaccacctTCCTCCCCTGCGCCGCCTAGCCGCCATCTTCGCCCGCGCCGTCGCCCCACCTCcttcgcccgcgccgccgcggcgccATCCCGACGACCTCTACCTCCCACCCCGCGTCGGCCCCTCCCTGCGATGCGGCTGACCTCCTCCTTCCAACCCGCACCGCCGGAGAACCgcccccgccgcgcgccgccggagCCCTACCCCGCCACCTACCACCACGCTCCGCCTCCTCCCCTGCAGCACCTTCCCGTGGTGCCGCCCCCTACTTCCTGTGGCCACGCCGGCGCCCTAGCCCCGCCTGAGCCCTCCGGCTACCTCCCCTCTGCCAACCTCCCCCGCCACCACCCCACcatcgccgccccctccctcccaccttcTCCCATGCCGCCCTGACCACCATCCGCCCTGCCACGCGCGCCGGAACAAGACCGCTGGGGGTGTGTGGTGGTAAAACAACGACGACCACGACCTCCTGCCCCAGATCCGTCGGCAACAGTGCCAGATCCGCAAGCCAGTGGCTGGATCCGACGAGCCACGCCCATGGAGCCCCACCTACTCTGGCCCCCGACGACTCCATCGATTCATGTGGCGGCGTTTGCAGTTTTTTTCGCTCGAGGATGCCATGGCTGTTCTCCGGTGTATTGCTTTGGTCGCCATCGATCATGCTGCGGTTCATTGTGCGCGCGTGCGTTGGTGAGGGCAGTCTGGCATGCGCGCGCGTGCATAACGATTGTgtcggcgaggcagctcgtgtGGTTCCTTCAGGTAGTGGAGCGTTGGCCTTTAGTTCAGATAAATAATTGTTCAGATATTTCCGATGCGATGCGGTGAGCAATTCAAGTGTGCGCAGTGCTCCCCAGATCTTGCCTTCAGCTTGGTTTGTGTGTGAAGTGGAGTTTGCTGCCACGGGTGGCTGGCGTCGACGTGCCTCCAGAAGAAACTCTCTCCTCAACTCGTCGTAGTTCCCCGGCGGCAGGAGAGAAGTGCACTGCTCTAGGGTGCTCTCCTTCACGGGGGCTGGTGGTCAGCCGCTACGGTGCAGCTCAAAAACAAAAACATATGCCAGACGGTTCGGTGCTTTGGCCAGGATGGCGACGAGTGCTGCTCCGGGTCAACGCCATTGTGCCTCCTACTGCGGAGTGCAGTACTCACCTCACCGCGCTGCAGTCCGTATTTCCAATGCATGCAGCTCGCAACCCGCCGATGTGCCGTCTAGCAAAAATTCTGCAGTGCACTTGCCCATGAGAAGTTCACTTCTTTTTCTAATGCACTTTGTTTCGTTTGTGGCTCTCGAAAACATgcatagaagaaaagaaaaaaaattaagtgCAGCTCACTTATTTCATTACTGTAGTGATCTTCTATCTCCGAGCGGCTCACTATGTTGCCAAGTGCAAAAACAAATTGGAAGAAAACAAACtggaaaattttgatttttttaatgcaGCTCactttgttgtttgtgtgcagtaGAAAGAAAATTGGAAAAGAACAATTGATGCAGTACACTCACCTCGTCCCCATAGTGCATACTCGTTGATAAAAAATGTTACGGAGACGATAAAAGAAAAATAATGgggttcacttttcatagtattgcggttcaccaacgctcgacatgaagtgcactctACCTCGTTTGCGAAAATTTACATCCCACAAAAAAAGAAAATTTACGTCTCACAAAAAAGAAATAATGCAGTGCACTTGTCTATCCAATGAAGTGCGTTTTTTAGTCTAAATAAGTGCGGTTTTCTGTTTGATGCAGTACGACCCGTTTacggtagtctcgaggttcacttttcatagtcttgcggttcaccaacactcgacatgaagtgcactccacctcgtttagGAAAAGAAATTACGTACCacaaaaaagtaatgcggttcacttcttgatagtgttgtggttcatttacaccgaTGTGAAGTGCAATCTACTTTTTCGTTCTTGAAAAATTTACGTTTGAATAAaataaaccatgcagttctctaacacgtctgatgcagtgcggtttttcgtccgatgcagtgcggttttcagtcggatgaagtacccacgtcgatttgggtgtcgcgaaaaacagagtgtctgcatttcggtaaatttaaaactgctcttaaaccgtaaggaattagagagagtgttctacatgaaagagttgcgtctggtcgatatctttccaacggcatatcatttgaatcattttgacaaccggtttgtaaaaatttcgcgaaaaacggccgctgccactcgttgtccgccgcacgattttcaaaattaacttaaaactgcAAGGAATCTTaaaaccatttctacatatgaaagttgcgccttctccatagctttccaacgatgtattacacgccttgtttcgacaaatggttcaaaaactagagcgaaaacagtaccgaaaattgcaaaaaattcaaaaacgtaattccgcaatttagtaaatttgaaactgctcttaaaccgtaacgaattagagaaaataataggtatgaaaaagatgcgcctcgacgatatctttccaacgacgtatcatttgctttattctgatgagcggtttagaaaaaaatcacgaaaatacgctcgctgccactcgtcatccaccgcaccatttttgaaactgctcttaaaccgagagaaatctcgaaaagtgttcaacatggagaagttgcgcctaatcaatagctttccaacggtatattatacgcctcgttccgataaatggttaaaaaattatagcgAAAACAATACCAGAAAAACACCGCATCAgtttttttcgacacgaagttcactcgtgtgagtactgcagcacacatggttcaaacaatgacgcgcacttgcgttgagcgtgcagtgcggaagtgttatcagaatagttattctgctaatatagtgttactattcatcatccagggtgcagaataagttattcttcacccgaggtaattttaggatcgcttcctaaataaattatatttagaatataaatagttacatgcatattgattcaatatgtaaaatttggtataaaaaaaTGTAGGTTATAAGAcaaaaaaaatcacattttatgtatgttttacactattcttttacattcgtaattttacataacataaaatattatttacggcgagtacatattttcttacgttctctttttatatATGAAATAAGgcaaaatttacgaaacgtaaaaacacggtcgcgctattcgtcaccctaggTGAGATATATATATGGATTGTGCTCCCTGCATTTTCTAATATGTTTCAATGGAATATGATGAACACCCACGACTCAGCTTGGGTTCACAAGGTGTGTGTTCCTCTTCAATACTTTAAGAGAAGATTTGAGCAAAGCATGAAGAATATCGCTTATCTGTATTGTCAGCACGTTAACAGCTATGCCAACTTGATTAGTGCGCACAATTACGCCTCAAGAGGTGCGTCCGGGGCGCACCCCAACCACTAGTATATATCGAGGGCCATGGACAACTGAACCACCATTGTCGCCGTTAGAATGAGATGCGGTCATCGCCATTGAATCCTTGAATCGATCGAAAGAACCTAACACCAAATCTCATTGTTCCGTATACACGACGAAAAACCCTAACCTCGCCGCTCCGaggagctggcaggaatctacACCGGAGCTCCGTCTAATCCATCCCGATGAATGAATTTGTGAAGGATCGGAGCCCGGAAGACAGATCGAAGAAGAAGCTCCGCCATACGTCCGAGCGTCGCCCTTGCGAGAACCAAAACCCTACCTATCTAAGTCGAGACACGAGGAATACCCTCCCTGCCACCGGCCGTCGGAGCGGAAGACGGAGGTGAGGCGAATCCACGGGCTCACCGGCAAAGATCAAAGGGAAGAAGGGCTTTCCCTAGCCGCCTTGTGAGAGGAGAAAGAAACCTTGTAGTAACTTCTTAAATCAGGAGCTGACTGTTGTCTCCTCTATGCATTATATCTAAAGAAAATGATCTAAATCAAAAGCTACTATTTAATATGAAAATGTTTCACACTTGTATTGTGTGTGAACAACGGAAATCCAATTCGGCActtgggagcatatgctcctgccCCAAAAAAAGTTTTTAAAATgtcattttttttggaaaaatatagACGTGTTCATTTTTATCTTTTAAATGTTACATTTTTTTTCACTGTCGACACACTGTCATCTCGTTTCGCATGAAAATTGTCATGCATGCTTTCTACACTAACAAGAACATCTGCAAAAAGTTCAGAATTTTTAAAtgtatttactatttattttgaatttactcTTCATTAGGGAGTATATGCATCCCAGAGTCAAAACGGCCCTCCTTTCGCCCTTATGCTTACAAGTGGCTGACAGTGTGGCAACCAAACTAAACTATTTGGGTGCcggtgggggggtggggggggggggtggagcaaCTTTTTGGTGGACAGGGGCATTGGCTCCCTTTTTTGAAATGACTCAAAAATCATATTTTCAAGCTTAATTTCCTTTAAAAAATACTGTGTAAACTTATACATATTCATGAATTTTCATTCAAAAATATTATGATTTGCAAGCAGCACAAAAAAAAAAATTCCAGCCCAACAATAAAAAAAAGATGGGCCCATTTTCATTTTATCTACAGCACATATGAAAGCATTTTTAGGGTCGTATTGTTATGAAAAATTTCTTGAACTTGTTATGCGTATTTGTGTGTGTACAAATATTATCAATTTTGTTGCAATGTGGAAATACGTTTTTATTTAAAGTCCACCGATGCACCCGCCCACCAAAGGGCATTTCTGGGTGCGTGGGTGCATATGTCATGGATGGGCTCACCCCGCGGTTCAGTGGTTCCAATCAATCAATCTTTTTCGGCTCCACCTTGCTCCCAAAATCCTGGTTAAAATACTCAGAGGAGACAAAGCCTCATTTGAGATTGATGTTTGTCCCTCGCTGGTCTATTCTGGGGACGGTCGCGGGATCGCAGCCGGCGGCTGCATCATCAGCAATAATCTTTAAACGACAAGTACTTTGTATGTGTTTGTAATAACTTCCTACATACAATTAGCTTCCAAGGTGATCGTTTCGCTGTGATGATTCAATCCGAGTCAAAATCATCTTTGGCAGATCGGTAGGGTGCATTCAAGTCAAAACTACCGCTTAGATTATAGCCTGCCTTTAAAATCTGCATATGACGTTGTTGTATTACATAAAGACATGGTTGTTGAGGTTTTAGATGTTGATTGTGTGACCCTGCTAGCCAAGGCAAGAGCAATGCACAAACAGTTAAATTGCGGCCATCTGCATGCTTTAAACTGTATCATTGATAGAGGTgaggcgcttggtttcttcttTGTCTTGGGCTATGGTGGTACAGTAGACATTCCTTTGGAATGCTCTGGATGCTTATCTTAGGGATAGTAAGAGGGTTGTTCTTGTTGTTCCATCCTCTAGGTTGTTGTGCTTCTATTGCCCTTGGGAAGGACGACTGATTCTAGGTGTAAGTCACCTATAGAACTTACCAAAAGTTTGACATGTTATATTATGAGATGTTCCATGGTTTCCTCTTTAATCGAGTCAGCTTCGCTCATCATCTAGGACAAGGCCTTGATGGAAAATCGAAGGTGCTTTGACACGCTCGAACGTACCTTCCGTGATATCTTCTCAATCAAGACTCCATCGTTGGTAGAGGTTCCTTTTGGTGGTAAGGAGTTGTGCTTGACGGTGATCTTAGGAAGATTTTACCACCTATTGAGGGTAGTAGTCGAACTTAGGTGGTTTATGCGGTGGTTACGAGCTTGCTCTCTGGAATTTTATAGTAGTCTTACACCTTTGTATTAACATGCAGTGTTTTGATCAAGGGCTGGATCCTATTTTGCAAAATGAGGTGGCTAGCTTTGCAGATTGGATTGTCATGTGGGTGATGGCAGAGCGGAAAGCATGGCGCGTGAAGGAGAAACACCCCATCGTGGATAACCATCCCTGATGATTTTGTGGTGCATACCGATGGTGATAAAATCGAGGTTATTTTCGATTTTGTGTATGTGAACTTTGCTAAAAATATAAGAATCATTATTACCTCTGAGAAAGGTAGATCCTAACACAAAGCAACGGTATGGCGGAGAAAATTAATGGGCATATTCTCTCTTTGCTGCCTACTAAATAAAAGAAGTGTTTAAGCTATGACACCAAAGGAGGCCCTCTGGATGAACTGCATGATATGGATTGTTTTTTACCTTGTGGAGTATTTGAATGGAATCAAGGTTAATAACTTTCCATGCCATAGGTTGGTAGTGAAGGTAGGTGCTCCCATAATGCTTCTTAGAAATCTGAGTCAACCAATTGGCTTGTGCGATGGTACTGTCTTGTGATCACTAGCCTTGCGGAAAATATTATTCAGGCGGTTGTTATGAATGGTTCAAATGTTCGGCACTCATCCCTTGGTTTAGTGGTTCCAATCAACCAATCTTTTCCGGCTCCACCTTGCTCCCAAAATCCATGATTAAAGTACTCAGAGGAGAGGAAGCCACTTTCAAGATTGATGTTTGTCCCTCGTTGGTGTGTTCTGGGGACGGTCACGGTATCGCAGCCGGCGGCCGCATCATCAGCAATGACGTCAATCAAGCCCTCTCTGCTGCTTCGCTCCTGCAACTCCAAGCATATATATATTGATCACTCACTCTTGGTTTCCTCACAACGGCTTCCCACTACCACATACTGACGATCGATCGCACACTGACCACCATAGTGGTCACTCTTCGACCAGCTGGTACGTAAGCAATGGCGGCCGGAATCCAACAGCAGGACGCAGCCGAGGACATTGTGATTGCCGGCGCCGGTCTGGCCGGCCTCGCCGTCGCTCTGGGACTCCACAGGAAGGGCGTTCGGAGCGTGGTGCTAGAGTCGTCGCCGGAGCGCCGCACGTCCGGCTTCGCCTTCTTCACATGGACCAACGCCTTCCGCGCCCTTGACGCCCTCGGGGTCGGGGACAAGATGAGGGGCAGACATCTGCAGCTGCAGGGGTATGTCATGTTATGTATGCTGTAGTCGTTTTTCATCTCCTTTCTCGCCAGTTTCTGTCCATTTACAACTGTCCGGTGATGAGATGATGATATGTCTCTCTGTCTGTCTTTGGTTCGTCAGGTTGCGGGTCATGACTTCGTCTACGGGTGAAATTGCGCGAGAAATGGATCTCCGGGTGAACGGAAAACTGTGAGGAGATTTCCATGCATCCACCATCTCGATCGATCTCAACTCCGTTCTTTGGTGCAACGGTGAAGGCAGAGTTTTCACTATGATGTTGGTGCAGGGGACCCCATGAAGTCCGGTGCGTGCAGCGTAACGTGCTGCTCCAGGCTCTGGAGGAAGAGCTGCCGCCAGGCACCGTCCGCTACTCCTCCAAGATCGTCTCCATCGACGACCAGGACGGCGCCAAGATCCTCCATATCGCCGACGGCTCGACTCTCCGAGCAAAGGTGCTGATCGGTTGCGACGGGATCAACTCGGTGGTTGCGAAATGGCTTGGGCTCGCAAAGCCGTCCGAGTCCGGGCGCACGGCCACGCGGGGATACGCCAAGTACCCCGAAGGCCACGGCTTCGAGCCCAAGATCCTGCAGTTCGTCGGCGAAGGCTTCCGCGCCGGCTTGGTGCCCTGGAGCGACACCGACGTCTACTGGTTCTTCACCTGGTCTCCTGCTCCTTCCCCAGACGCCAACGGAAAGGACGACGACGCCGTCGACCGGAGCGCCGCCGCGATGAAGCAGTTCGTGCTGACCAAAATGACGGGCGCCAAGGTGAGCCCCGAGGTGCTGGAGGCCGTGGAGAGGAGCGAGATGAGCGACGTGCTCGCCGCACCGCTGCGGTTCCGCTCCCCGCTCTCGCTCCTGTTCGCCAGCATCAGCAAGGGGAACGTGTGCGTCGCCGGCGACGCGCTCCACCCGACGACGCCGGACCTGGCGCAGGGCGCGTGCACGGCGCTCGAGGACGGCGTCGTCCTCGCCCGGTGCCTCGGCGACGCCATCGTAGGTGCCGGCTCCGGGGAGCAGAAGGAGAGGGTCGTGGCTGCCCTGCGCAGGTACGCTGGCATCCGGCGGTGGAGGAGCGCACAGGTGATCGCGGTGTCGTACGCGGTGGGGTTCGTGCAGGAGAGCGACCACTCCGTGGTGAGCTTCGTGCGGGACATGCTGCTGTCCGGGGTGCTCGCCAAGACGCTGCTCATGATGCCGGACTACGATTGCGGCAAGCTCTGAAGTATATGTACTGTCTTTCTTTGTCACATTACGCTAGTCTGATCATGCCTTGTGACTAAAATCGACGTACACTAAAATCAACCAGACACGTACGAAGTACACCACATTACGATGAAGTAGCATCCTCACGCCCTCTTTCTATGTAAAGTGTTTACATGTATTTCAAGTTTTTTTTTAAGTTTGATCAATACGTCAATAGTGAATCACATCAAAAGTTTTCGAAATCACTAACAATCTGACAGATTCTTAGCCTTTGGGATCGAACTTACCGTGGACCGTTGGATCCAACATGAATCTTAGAGTAACTGAGACCATCCATGTCATTGACTTTTTTCGTTCGGAAAAGCAGGGGGCCGTTGCGAACGATTCCACCTCCCCCATGCTACACATATCTTATCCATTTTCTCCTCACACCCCGCGCCGACTCCCAAGCCAAACCACCACCGTGACGAGGTGACCAACGCGACGAGGCGGCTTTGCGTCGACGGCGAGGCGGCCATGCAACAACGATGGGGCGGGATGTGCTGTACCCGAGGCGGGtggcggtggagaggagctccacCGGACGAAACATTGGGGGTGTCGCACGGTAGAGTTGGGGCGAGCTGCGATGTCCTTGCCGGCGTCGTGAATTAGGCGGAGGGAGATCCCTGTGTTATGCTCCGGTGAAGCCTGCAACCTATGGCGGGAGCTCGAGCATGAGTGCGGGGAGCCAGCGCTGGCCGCGGCAGAGAGGTGCACGGTGTTGGGGTCACCCATTACGGGTAGGGTCACGAGACATGCATCTTGGATCATACCTATGACCCCACATCATTAAGCATTAAGGCCCCTGGGTCGCAAGCACATTCAAAAGTTGATCAAGACTCATCCACTCCGATGTCATTCCATCCACTCGGCTACCTCCACAACACTCAGCCAAAGGAAGACGAGCGGTCATCATGGAATCTAGAACATCCAAGGGCGCACGACATCAGGCATTACTAGCCATTTATATGTCAGTTACCAGTAGTAGCGCTTGTAATAAACTCAAATCATCAAGTCCCTCTGTGACGTAGCTAGATAAAGGGGTGGCGCATTCTATATAATCTGCCCCGTAGCACTTGGAGAGGGGTTCACATCCATTGTAATCATCCATACGCAAGGAAAACAAATAGCTCCAGAGCGACATAGGGTcattacctccaccgtgaggggtcTGAACCCGTAAACCCTTGCATCACATCTTCATCGTAGCTAGAATTAACCCTTGTTCGTACCCTAGTACTCATTGTCAGAATTATTCCCACGACACATGGCGGAGGAGCCTCCTTAGAGGCTCGGCCTAGGCTCTCACGAGATCAAGCTGGGGACACATGGGTAGGGCTCGGCCTAGGCTGCGACGAGCTCGACCCGGGGACCATGCACTCC
Proteins encoded:
- the LOC123100228 gene encoding monooxygenase 2, which encodes MAAGIQQQDAAEDIVIAGAGLAGLAVALGLHRKGVRSVVLESSPERRTSGFAFFTWTNAFRALDALGVGDKMRGRHLQLQGLRVMTSSTGEIAREMDLRVNGKLGPHEVRCVQRNVLLQALEEELPPGTVRYSSKIVSIDDQDGAKILHIADGSTLRAKVLIGCDGINSVVAKWLGLAKPSESGRTATRGYAKYPEGHGFEPKILQFVGEGFRAGLVPWSDTDVYWFFTWSPAPSPDANGKDDDAVDRSAAAMKQFVLTKMTGAKVSPEVLEAVERSEMSDVLAAPLRFRSPLSLLFASISKGNVCVAGDALHPTTPDLAQGACTALEDGVVLARCLGDAIVGAGSGEQKERVVAALRRYAGIRRWRSAQVIAVSYAVGFVQESDHSVVSFVRDMLLSGVLAKTLLMMPDYDCGKL